The following are encoded in a window of Cygnus atratus isolate AKBS03 ecotype Queensland, Australia chromosome 20, CAtr_DNAZoo_HiC_assembly, whole genome shotgun sequence genomic DNA:
- the PIGS gene encoding GPI transamidase component PIG-S: SPPARTDVVARYEEIYRSITAREAAALGAATAREADAALHALQDASPGSLTVYVVPESSSLLPQGTNVYVGKHRSALVRAGQGLAALRARLQQLTRVMSFTASSIAAALADRVPDGQLGLDARRHLKSSLGYEITFSLLNPDPKSHDVDWDIEGAVNRYVQPVLDKLSVVANFSVDSQILYYAVLGVTPRFDKESSSFLLSAHSLPHVINPVEARLGSSAASLYPVLNFLLYVPERSHSPLYIQDKDGAPVPTNAFHSPRWGGIMIYNVEAPTSPQASLPLHVDVDMVRVMEVFLAQLRLLFGISREELPPEFQVESPGNEGLADWELDRLLWAHTVENIATVATTLTSLAQLLDQISNIVIKDDVASEVYRAVASVQDATAELAEGRLRSAFQASKGAVTSSERAFFDPSLLHLLYFPDDQKFAIYIPLFLPMAVPILLSLAKILREARQRKKEPTKMD, encoded by the exons tccccaccagcaAGAACCGACGTGGTGGCCCGCTATGAGGAGATCTACCGCAGCATCACGGCgagggaggcggcggcgctgggTGCAGCTACTGCACGAG AGGCCGATGCTGCTCTGCACGCGCTGCAGGACGCCTCGCCGGGCTCTCTGACCGTGTACGTGGTCCCTGAaagctcctctctgctgcctcaG GGCACCAACGTCTACGTGGGGAAGCACCGCAGCGCCCTGGTGAGGGCCGGGCAGGGCCTGGCCGCCCTCCGCGCCCGCCTCCAGCAGCTCACGCGGGTCATGTCCTTCACGGCCAGCTCCATCGCTGCCGCCCTCGCAGACCGTGTCCCCGATGGCCAGCTCGGCCTCGACGCCCGGCGGCACTTGAAATCCAGCCTGG GGTACGAGATCACCTTCAGCCTGCTGAACCCTGACCCCAAGTCCCACGACGTGGACTGGGACATCGAGGGTGCCGTCAACCGCTACGTGCAGCCCGTCCTGGACAAGCTGAGCGTGGTGGCCAACTTCTCAGTTGACTCGCAG ATCCTGTACTACGCCGTGCTCGGGGTGACGCCGCGCTTTGACAAGGAGTCCTCCAGTTTCCTCCTGAGTGCTCACAGCCTCCCGCACGTCATCAACCCCGTGGAGGCCCGGCTGG GCTCCAGCGCTGCCTCGCTCTACCCCGTGCTGAACTTCTTGCTGTACGTGCCGGAGCGCTCCCACTCCCCCCTCTACATCCAGGACAAGGACGGAGCCCCAGTGCCCACCAATGCCTTCCACAGCCCCCGCTGGGGCGGCATCATG ATTTACAACGTTGAAGCCCCCACTTCCCCCCAAGCCTCCCTCCCGCTGCATGTGGACGTGGACATGGTGCGAGTGATGGAGGTTTTCCTGGCCCAGCTCCG gtTACTCTTTGGGATATCTCGGGAGGAGCTGCCCCCCGAGTTCCAGGTAGAGAGCCCAGGGAACGAGGGGCTGGCCGACTGGGAGCTGGACCGCCTGCTCTGGGCCCACACGGTGGAGAACATCGCCACCGTAGCCACCACCTTGACCTCGCTGGCCCAGCTGCTGGATCAGATCAGTAACATCGTTATCAAAGACGATGTCGCCTCTGAG GTATACCGCGCGGTGGCCTCGGTGCAGGACGCCACGGCAGAGCTGGCTGAGGGCCGCCTGCGCTCCGCTTTCCAGGCCAGCAAGGGAGCCGTCACCTCCTCGGAGCGGGCCTTCTTCGACCCGtccctcctccatctcctctaCTTCCCCGACGACCAGAAGTTTGCCATCTACATCCCCCTCTTCTTACCCATGGCCGTTCCCATCCTCCTCTCCCTGGCCAAGATACTGCGGGAGGCCAGGCAGCGCAAGAAGGAGCCCACCAAAATGGACTGA